From the Cervus elaphus chromosome 20, mCerEla1.1, whole genome shotgun sequence genome, one window contains:
- the LOC122676563 gene encoding pancreatic alpha-amylase — protein MKFFLLLSVIGFCWAQYDPHVKSGRTSIVHLFEWRWVDIALECERYLAPKGFGGVQVSPPNENAVITDPSRPWWERYQPVSYKLCTRSGNENEFKDMVTRCNNVGVRIYVDAVINHMTGSGVSAGTRSTCGSYFNPGSEDFPAVPYSGWDFNDGKCKTGSGDIESYNDAYQVRDCRLVSLLDLALEKDYVRSTIADYLNHLIDIGVAGFRIDASKHMWPGDIKAVLDKLHNLNTQWFPSGSKPFIYQEVIDLGGEAITSSEYFGNGRVTEFKYGAKLGTVIRKWSGEKMAYLKNWGEGWGFMPSDRALVFVDNHDNQRGHGAGGASILTFWDARLYKMGVGFMLAHPYGFTRVMSSYRWTRHFVDGKDVNDWIGPPNNNGVIKEVTINADTTCGNDWVCEHRWRQIRNMVMFRNVVDGQPFTNWWDNGSNQVAFGRGNKGFIVFNNDDSALSQTLQTGLPAGTYCDVISGDKSGNSCTGIRISVSSDGKAHFSISNSAEDPFIAIHADSKL, from the exons ATGAAgttttttctgttgctttcagTGATTGGGTTCTGCTGGGCTCAGTATGACCCACACGTCAAATCTGGACGGACATCCATTGTTCATCTGTTTGAATGGCGCTGGGTCGATATTGCTCTTGAATGTGAGCGATACTTAGCCCCCAAAGGATTTGGAGGGGTTCAG GTCTCCCCACCCAATGAAAATGCTGTGATTACTGACCCTTCAAGACCTTGGTGGGAAAGATACCAACCAGTTAGCTACAAGTTATGTACAAGatcaggaaatgaaaatgaattcaaaGACATGGTGACCAGATGTAACAATGTTGGT GTCCGCATTTATGTGGATGCTGTAATTAATCATATGACTGGAAGTGGCGTGAGTGCGGGAACAAGAAGTACTTGTGGAAGTTACTTCAATCCTGGAAGTGAGGATTTTCCAGCAGTCCCATACTCTGGTTGGGATTTTAATGATGGAAAATGTAAAACTGGAAGTGGAGATATTGAGAGCTATAATGATGCTTATCAG GTCAGGGATTGTCGTCTGGTTAGTCTTCTTGATCTTGCACTGGAGAAAGATTATGTGCGCTCCACGATTGCTGACTATCTAAACCATCTCATTGACATTGGTGTAGCAGGGTTCCGAATTGATGCTTCTAAGCACATGTGGCCTGGAGACATAAAAGCAGTTTTGGATAAACTGCATAACCTAAACACACAGTGGTTTCCTTCAGGAAGTAAACCTTTCATTTACCAGGAG GTAATTGATCTGGGTGGTGAGGCAATTACAAGCAGTGAGTACTTTGGAAATGGCCGTGTGACAGAATTTAAATATGGTGCAAAACTAGGAACAGTTATTCGCAAGTGGAGTGGAGAGAAGATGGCTtacttaaa gaaCTGGGGAGAAGGCTGGGGTTTCATGCCTTCTGACAGGGCACTTGTCTTTGTTGATAACCATGACAATCAGCGAGGGCATGGAGCTGGGGGAGCATCTATTCTTACATTCTGGGATGCTAG ACTGTACAAAATGGGAGTTGGATTTATGCTCGCTCATCCCTATGGATTTACACGAGTGATGTCAAGCTACCGTTGGACAAGACATTTTGTGGACGGAAAA GATGTTAATGATTGGATCGGGCCACCAAATAATAATGGAGTAATTAAAGAAGTCACTATTAATGCAGATACTACTTGTGGCAATGACTGGGTCTGTGAACATCGATGGCGTCAAATAAG GAATATGGTAATGTTCCGTAATGTAGTTGATGGTCAGCCTTTTACAAACTGGTGGGATAATGGCAGCAACCAAGTAGCTTTTGGAAGAGGAAACAAAGGATTCATTGTCTTTAACAATGATGACAG tgcATTATCTCAAACTTTGCAAACTGGTCTTCCTGCTGGTACATATTGTGATGTTATTTCTGGAGATAAAAGTGGTAACAGTTGTACAGGGATTCGAATCAGTGTTTCCAGTGATGGCAAAGCTCATTTTTCTATTAGTAATTCTGCTGAAGATCCATTTATTGCAATTCATGCTGattctaaattataa